In one Mucilaginibacter sp. PAMB04168 genomic region, the following are encoded:
- a CDS encoding alpha-glucuronidase family glycosyl hydrolase, protein MTRPSACVILFLFLFNITNTKAEDGYRLWLRYDKVKSTALYNGYRQSVKQIVFTGSSATAQAAKKELLDGLQQILNLQPAQVSNITANGTLIIGTPKSSKVIATYSQELHESGDEGYFLKSATIAGKSCLLIGGNTDKGILYGVFNFLRLLQTGQSLQQVSINESPKIKYRLLNHWDNLDRTVERGYAGSSIWKWHKLPGYIDPRYLDYARANASIGINGAVVNNVNASAVSLTKDYLIKATALANVFRTYGMKIYLTARFSAPIEIGGLKTADPLDAGVQKWWKDKADEIYTYIPDFGGFIVKANSEGQPGPQTYNRNHVDGANMLADALKPHNGIVMWRAFVYDDKVPDDRAKQAYNEFKPLDGQFRSNVIVQVKNGAIDFQPREPFHPLFGAMRKTPLMMEYQVTQEYLGFSTHLVYLAPLFKECLESDTYAKGKGSTVAKVIEGKVDNHALTGMAGVANIGSDVNWTGHPFAQANWYAFGRLAWNPALSSDAIADEWLRMTFSNDNTFIAPVKRLMLSSRETAVDYMTPLGLHHIMGTGAHYGPGPWVSDLSRPDWNPVYYHKADSAGVGFDRTSKGSNAVGQYFPEVREQFENIQTTPEKYMLWFHHVSWNYPMPSGRTLWQDLVHHYYRGVDSVRSMQKTWSLMQGKIDNSRFNEVKQLLAIQEQEAVFWRDACVLYFQSFSKQPIPAGYEKPEHDLAYYRNKKYFFLPGTGGVQ, encoded by the coding sequence ATGACCAGACCATCTGCCTGCGTTATCCTGTTTCTCTTTTTGTTCAACATCACCAACACTAAAGCCGAAGATGGATATCGCCTGTGGCTGCGTTATGATAAGGTTAAAAGCACCGCTTTATATAACGGCTACCGGCAGTCGGTTAAACAAATAGTGTTTACTGGTTCATCAGCAACTGCACAGGCCGCAAAAAAAGAATTGTTAGATGGCTTGCAGCAAATACTGAATTTGCAACCTGCACAGGTAAGTAACATAACCGCAAATGGAACGCTGATTATTGGCACGCCCAAAAGTTCGAAAGTTATTGCTACTTATAGCCAGGAACTTCATGAGTCGGGCGATGAAGGCTATTTCCTAAAATCAGCAACGATAGCTGGTAAAAGTTGCCTCTTAATTGGCGGCAACACAGATAAAGGTATTTTATACGGCGTATTTAACTTCTTAAGACTGCTGCAAACCGGTCAAAGCCTACAGCAAGTATCCATCAATGAAAGTCCAAAAATTAAGTACCGTTTACTAAATCATTGGGACAACCTCGACCGTACGGTAGAACGAGGGTATGCAGGCTCTTCCATTTGGAAATGGCATAAGCTGCCCGGATATATCGATCCCCGGTATCTTGATTACGCTCGTGCCAATGCTTCTATTGGAATCAATGGTGCAGTAGTTAATAATGTAAATGCAAGTGCGGTATCTTTAACTAAAGACTACCTAATTAAAGCGACAGCATTAGCCAATGTGTTTCGCACTTATGGTATGAAAATTTACCTGACCGCACGTTTCAGTGCGCCTATCGAAATTGGCGGTCTCAAAACTGCAGACCCGCTGGATGCAGGCGTACAAAAATGGTGGAAAGATAAAGCTGATGAGATTTACACGTATATACCCGATTTTGGAGGCTTTATTGTAAAAGCTAATTCCGAAGGCCAGCCCGGCCCGCAAACTTATAACCGAAACCATGTTGATGGTGCCAACATGTTAGCCGATGCCTTAAAACCACATAACGGCATAGTAATGTGGCGCGCGTTTGTCTATGACGATAAGGTGCCGGACGACCGTGCAAAACAGGCTTATAATGAGTTTAAACCGCTCGACGGGCAATTTCGCAGCAATGTTATTGTGCAGGTAAAAAATGGTGCTATTGATTTTCAGCCGCGCGAACCTTTTCATCCACTTTTTGGTGCTATGCGCAAAACGCCGCTTATGATGGAATACCAGGTTACGCAAGAATACTTGGGATTTTCTACTCACCTGGTTTACCTGGCGCCGTTGTTTAAAGAATGTCTTGAATCGGATACCTATGCAAAGGGCAAAGGTTCAACCGTGGCTAAAGTGATAGAAGGGAAAGTAGATAACCATGCACTTACGGGTATGGCCGGTGTAGCAAATATTGGCTCAGATGTGAACTGGACCGGTCATCCTTTTGCCCAGGCTAACTGGTATGCATTCGGCCGCCTGGCCTGGAACCCGGCATTGAGCTCAGATGCGATAGCTGATGAATGGCTGCGCATGACGTTCAGTAACGACAACACCTTCATAGCCCCGGTAAAACGACTCATGCTCAGCTCACGCGAAACTGCGGTTGACTACATGACCCCGTTGGGCTTACACCATATTATGGGCACCGGCGCGCACTATGGCCCAGGGCCGTGGGTTAGCGATTTAAGCCGCCCTGACTGGAACCCTGTGTATTATCACAAAGCCGATTCGGCTGGGGTAGGTTTTGACCGCACCTCAAAAGGCAGCAATGCTGTTGGCCAGTATTTCCCCGAGGTGCGCGAGCAATTTGAGAACATACAGACCACTCCTGAAAAATACATGCTCTGGTTCCATCACGTGAGTTGGAACTATCCTATGCCATCGGGCAGAACCTTGTGGCAGGATTTAGTTCATCATTATTACCGGGGTGTGGATTCTGTTCGCAGCATGCAAAAAACGTGGAGCCTGATGCAAGGCAAAATCGACAATTCGCGTTTTAACGAGGTGAAACAGCTCCTGGCCATACAGGAGCAGGAAGCCGTATTTTGGCGTGATGCCTGCGTGTTATACTTTCAGAGCTTTTCTAAACAACCTATACCTGCCGGTTACGAAAAGCCTGAACATGACCTGGCGTATTACCGCAACAAAAAATATTTCTTTCTGCCTGGCACAGGTGGTGTGCAGTAA
- a CDS encoding MFS transporter, translating into MTEVRNRSPRELRIGCAVFFFISGFGYSSWASRIPSVQQHLNLSEAQLGTLLFALPIGLMLTLPVTGRLLSHYASRTIMMMGALLFNIVLFFLGLGTEVWQFYIILFAFGAARNLLNLSVNAQSVGVQSLYTKSVITTFHGIWSLAGFAGAAVGYLMVRFNIGLFYHLGAVSILLCITSLYFYSYSFYEKPKPVERKPFLILPDRYMLKFAIISFACMACENTMYDWSAIYFDKAIHAGQSASTAAFVVYMVAMTTGRFAGDKLVVLTGIKNLLNYSGWFIFCGLTLAVALPHPVTAGLGFILVGLGVSCVVPLVFSIAGKSAKLSSGAAIASISTIGYFGFLLVPPVIGYMAQAFGMRWSFGLIALLGGLIVLMVRKIEEE; encoded by the coding sequence ATGACAGAGGTTAGGAACAGGTCGCCGCGGGAGTTGCGGATAGGATGTGCGGTATTTTTTTTTATTTCAGGCTTTGGCTACTCTTCCTGGGCCTCGCGTATACCATCGGTGCAGCAACACCTAAATTTGTCTGAGGCGCAATTAGGAACCTTATTATTTGCTTTGCCTATAGGCCTTATGTTAACCCTGCCGGTTACCGGGCGTTTGTTAAGCCATTATGCCAGCCGCACCATCATGATGATGGGTGCACTGCTTTTCAACATTGTGTTATTCTTTTTAGGCTTAGGAACCGAGGTATGGCAATTCTATATCATTTTATTTGCCTTTGGTGCTGCGCGCAACCTGTTAAACTTGTCGGTTAATGCACAATCGGTAGGTGTACAATCGTTATATACCAAATCTGTAATCACCACCTTTCATGGTATATGGAGCCTGGCTGGCTTTGCCGGGGCTGCTGTTGGCTACCTCATGGTTCGCTTTAATATTGGTTTGTTTTACCACTTGGGCGCAGTTAGTATTTTGCTTTGTATTACATCCTTATATTTTTATTCATATAGCTTTTACGAAAAGCCCAAGCCGGTTGAGCGCAAGCCATTTCTGATACTGCCCGACCGTTACATGCTTAAATTTGCCATCATCTCTTTTGCTTGTATGGCCTGTGAGAATACGATGTATGATTGGAGCGCTATTTATTTTGATAAGGCCATACATGCTGGTCAATCAGCTTCAACGGCAGCCTTTGTTGTTTACATGGTAGCCATGACCACCGGCCGTTTTGCTGGCGACAAATTAGTAGTACTTACTGGCATTAAAAACCTTTTAAATTACAGTGGCTGGTTTATTTTTTGCGGACTTACATTAGCTGTTGCCCTTCCCCACCCTGTTACCGCTGGTTTGGGATTTATACTGGTTGGTTTGGGTGTATCATGCGTTGTGCCGCTGGTTTTCAGTATTGCAGGCAAATCGGCTAAACTAAGCAGCGGTGCCGCTATTGCGTCTATATCTACCATCGGTTATTTTGGTTTTTTACTGGTGCCGCCTGTTATTGGTTACATGGCGCAAGCTTTTGGTATGCGGTGGTCGTTCGGATTGATTGCCTTATTGGGTGGGCTGATTGTGTTGATGGTTAGAAAAATTGAGGAAGAGTAA